A stretch of the Leguminivora glycinivorella isolate SPB_JAAS2020 chromosome 2, LegGlyc_1.1, whole genome shotgun sequence genome encodes the following:
- the LOC125242406 gene encoding uncharacterized protein LOC125242406 has product MASLYSRVKLRHERLTKVTADSEALLQQLQANGAVSEDQFTGLHIKLRQCLDSFEREIFQYLRVVPEADIVGMTEDQLKAEDILTDLETACQLNKRRNESVNKSKLPELSLPSFSGDHLKWCEFWDRFVANVDQRNLQESEKLMYLLSCLKDSALETVSGLAATNANYSVAVETLKKRYGSTHTLIDAHYSALNSLRKADSTSASCRSVLDNIEHNIRVLEKLGEPIGGNHLRSLVLSKFPEKVIHEHHLIGGGTDLSAIRSSLDRIITAMEKSASSVGDTEFIAVPGTTTEALQVRTEVRPSSSRKRKHPGNTGAQPPKKALRSCLFCQGKGHASRDCRKYTTVEARQKQVKGRCLHCLRRNHAASSCKRKIACFRCKGDHLILFCPNPAPVDRSGNPSKPAN; this is encoded by the exons ATGGCAAGCTTATACAGCCGAGTAAAGTTGCGCCATGAGCGACTAACAAAAGTTACTGCGGACTCCGAAGCCCTCTTGCAACAACTTCAGGCTAATGGAGCCGTTAGTGAAGACCAGTTCACAGGACTCCATATAAAATTACGACAGTGCTTGGACAGCTTCGAAAGAGAGATCTTTCAGTACCTAAGGGTTGTACCGGAGGCGGACATAGTTGGCATGACCGAGGACCAGCTCAAGGCCGAAGACATATTGACAGACCTAGAAACGGCATGCCAACTCAACAAAAGGCGAAATGAGTCAGTCAACAAGTCGAAGTTGCCAGAACTGAGCCTGCCTTCCTTCTCCGGTGACCACTTAAAGTGGTGCGAATTTTGGGACCGATTTGTTGCTAACGTGGATCAGAGAAATTTACAGGAATCTGAAAAGCTTATGTACCTCCTGAGCTGCCTGAAAGATTCAGCGTTAGAGACCGTATCCGGATTAGCTGCAACCAACGCAAACTATTCTGTTGCCGTTGAAACCCTAAAGAAACGGTACGGCTCAACACACACCCTCATTGATGCTCATTATTCAGCCCTTAACAGCCTCCGGAAGGCAGATTCTACTAGCGCGAGTTGCCGGAGCGTGCTGGATAATATAGAGCACAACATCCGTGTGTTAGAAAAGCTCGGAGAGCCGATTGGAGGGAACCATCTGAGATCCCTGGTATTATCAAAGTTTCCAGAGAAGGTCATCCACGAACATCATCTGATAGGAGGAGGTACTGATTTGTCAGCCATACGAAGTAGCTTAGACAGGATTATAACAGCTATGGAGAAATCCGCCTCTTCTGTGGGTGACACTGAGTTCATTGCCGTACCAGGTACTACGACTGAAGCACTGCAAGTCCGTACTGAAGTCAGACCATCAAGTAGCCGTAAACGAAAACATCCAGGAAACACTGGTGCACAACCTCCGAAGAAGGCACTAAGGTCATGCTTGTTCTGCCAGGGGAAAGGACATGCAAGCAGGGACTGCCGTAAATACACCACAGTAGAAGCCAGGCAAAAACAAGTGAAGGGAAGGTGCTTGCACTGCCTCCGACGCAATCATGCAGCATCATCCTGCAAACGCAAGATTGCTTGTTTCCGCTGTAAAGGAGATCACCTGATCTTATTCTGTCCCAACCCAGCTCCCGTTG ACCGCAGTGGCAACCCTTCAAAACCCGCTAACTAG
- the LOC125242405 gene encoding uncharacterized protein LOC125242405 — translation MANTTWSYDMKYPILLPKNSEFTDRVIKETHESNYHVGAPHTLSIIRERYWIPQGKAQVMKVLKRCTQCVKHGGGPYRLPATPALPPERVNYNTPFTYTGVDYLGPLFVSTQTGKEKRWIALFTCLTVRAIHLELVKDLSAEECLLALRRFIAVRNKPQRIYSDNATCFKLVAEMVQQPFCVKNDIQWKFICQLAPWHGGFYERLIGMVKHCLKRTLEKHLLNDTRLLTVVKEVENVLNSRPLTRVGTEVEHVLCPADFLSLGQCLTMRPSTVDSPTCNTATKSDLVESWKRGYSILEEFKRMFIQQYLASLRERYNNSPKQPRVKSLRSPQVGDLVQVKSDLKNRNLWKVGKIHELIRGSDGECRVARVKTDDSTLTRSVGHLYPLEVEDETPDIEPMAADSVEVEEVTGEVEVPRSLNPTPALDEQPDIEIDSTGDCGVSSPDEVPPSGEQPEERGVGRSKRSAAIRARDKILEWTRSLLALLQ, via the coding sequence ATGGCGAATACCACTTGGAGCTATGACATGAAGTATCCGATACTACTGCCAAAAAACTCTGAGTTCACCGACAGAGTCATCAAGGAGACCCATGAGAGTAACTACCACGTCGGTGCTCCACACACATTGAGTATCATCAGAGAACGCTATTGGATACCACAGGGGAAAGCCCAGGTGATGAAAGTGTTAAAACGCTGCACCCAGTGTGTCAAACACGGAGGTGGTCCATACCGTTTACCAGCTACGCCGGCACTACCTCCAGAACGAGTGAATTATAACACACCTTTCACTTATACTGGTGTTGACTATCTAGGACCGCTATTTGTGAGTACCCAGACTGGCAAAGAGAAGCGATGGATAGCTTTATTCACGTGTTTGACGGTAAGAGCCATACATCTTGAGCTTGTAAAGGATCTTTCAGCTGAAGAATGTCTCCTAGCCTTGCGACGGTTTATAGCTGTGAGAAACAAGCCGCAACGGATATACTCAGACAATGCGACTTGCTTCAAGTTAGTTGCTGAAATGGTACAACAGCCATTCTGCGTTAAGAATGACATCCAGTGGAAATTCATATGTCAACTAGCACCGTGGCACGGTGGATTTTATGAGCGGCTGATAGGCATGGTAAAACATTGCCTCAAAAGAACACTGGAAAAACACCTTCTTAACGATACCAGGCTACTAACAGTGGTGAAAGAGGTGGAAAATGTGCTTAATTCGAGACCACTGACAAGAGTCGGCACTGAAGTGGAACATGTTCTCTGTCCAGCAGATTTTTTAAGCCTAGGACAATGTTTAACTATGAGACCGTCCACCGTGGATTCACCGACTTGTAACACGGCTACAAAGAGCGACCTTGTTGAAAGCTGGAAGAGAGGGTATAGCATTCTGGAGGAATTTAAAAGAATGTTCATCCAACAGTATCTGGCTAGTCTCAGAGAGAGATACAACAACTCACCCAAGCAGCCTAGAGTGAAATCTCTTCGATCACCACAAGTAGGCGACCTCGTACAAGTGAAATCGGACCTCAAGAACAGGAACCTCTGGAAAGTGGGGAAGATCCACGAACTGATCAGAGGAAGCGATGGCGAATGTAGAGTAGCGAGGGTCAAGACTGACGATTCTACTTTAACACGTTCTGTTGGCCATCTGTACCCGCTGGAGGTGGAGGACGAGACACCTGACATAGAACCCATGGCGGCAGATTCTGTTGAGGTCGAGGAGGTCACCGGAGAGGTGGAGGTTCCAAGGAGTTTGAACCCTACACCTGCACTCGATGAACAACCCGACATCGAGATTGATTCTACGGGTGACTGTGGAGTATCCAGTCCTGATGAAGTCCCACCATCAGGGGAGCAGCCGGAGGAGAGAGGCGTTGGTCGGAGCAAGCGGAGCGCAGCGATTCGAGCCAGGGATAAGATCCTGGAGTGGACGCGGAGCTTGCTCGCCTTGCTGCAATAA
- the LOC125242407 gene encoding uncharacterized protein LOC125242407 encodes MSDTSEHLFNFVPLASSQTQSQSERESGVRRLSLGVKRKATPVYSFIKKPHRNGGTKVIKIEIYDSNKLNENFEHICKCNAELCAQYVVKNTLLDQVYELTRRVIDKIDEGLSSDTPHGYTIE; translated from the exons ATGtcg gaTACATCAGAACACCTATTCAACTTCGTTCCTTTGGCATCATCCCAAACTCAAAGTCAGAGTGAACGGGAGTCAGGGGTGAGACGTCTGTCCTTGGGGGTCAAGAGGAAGGCAACACCCGTTTACTCGTTTATCAAAAAACCACATCGGAATGGAGGTACAAAAGTCATCAAAATAGAAATTTACGACAGTAACAAATTGAATGAGAACTTTGAACATATATGTAAATGTAATGCCGAGCTGTGTGCCCAATATGTAGTGAAAAATACGTTATTAGACCAAGTTTACGAATTAACGCGTAGAGTAATTGACAAGATAGACGAAGGTTTGTCCTCAGATACGCCACATGGGTACACCATCGAATAA